Proteins co-encoded in one Muntiacus reevesi chromosome 13, mMunRee1.1, whole genome shotgun sequence genomic window:
- the RPLP0 gene encoding large ribosomal subunit protein uL10: protein MPREDRATWKSNYFLKIIQLLDDYPKCFIVGADNVGSKQMQQIRMSLRGKAVVLMGKNTMMRKAIRGHLENNPALEKLLPHIRGNVGFVFTKEDLTEIRDMLLANKVPAAARAGAIAPCEVTVPAQNTGLGPEKTSFFQALGITTKISRGTIEILSDVQLIKTGDKVGASEATLLNMLNISPFSFGLVIQQVFDNGSIYNPEVLDITEETLHSRFLEGVRNVASVCLQIGYPTVASVPHSIINGYKRVLALSVETDYTFPLAEKVKAFLADPSAFVAAAPVAAATTAAPAAATAAPAKVEAKEESEESDEDMGFGLFD, encoded by the exons ATGCCCAGGGAAGACAGGGCGACCTGGAAGTCCAACTACTTCCTTAAGATCATC CAACTTCTGGATGATTATCCAAAATGCTTCATTGTGGGAGCAGACAACGTGGGCTCCAAGCAGATGCAGCAGATCCGCATGTCTCTCCGCGGGAAGGCGGTGGTGCTGATGGGCAAGAACACGATGATGCGCAAGGCCATCCGAGGGCATCTGGAAAACAACCCAGCTCTGGAGAA ACTGTTGCCTCACATCCGGGGGAACGTGGGCTTCGTGTTCACCAAGGAGGACCTTACTGAGATCAGGGACATGCTGCTGGCCAACAAG GTGCCAGCTGCCGCCCGTGCTGGTGCCATAGCACCGTGCGAAGTCACTGTGCCGGCCCAGAACACCGGTCTGGGGCCCGAGAAGACCTCCTTCTTCCAGGCTTTAGGCATCACCACCAAGATCTCCAGGGGCACCATTGAAATCCTG AGCGATGTGCAGCTGATTAAGACCGGAGACAAGGTGGGCGCCAGCGAAGCCACACTGCTGAACATGCTGAacatctcccccttctccttcggGCTGGTCATCCAGCAGGTGTTTGACAATGGCAGCATCTACAACCCTGAAGTGCTTGACATCACAGAGGAAACTCTGCATTCCCGCTTCCTGGAG gGTGTCCGCAATGTTGCCAGTGTATGCCTGCAGATTGGTTACCCGACTGTTGCATCTGTACCCCATTCTATCATCAATGGGTACAAGCGGGTCCTGGCTTTGTCTGTGGAGACTGATTACACCTTCCCACTTGCTGAAAAG GTCAAGGCCTTCTTGGCTGATCCATCTGCATTTGTGGCTGCTGCCCCCGTGGCTGCTGCCACCACTGCTGCCCCTGCTGCCGCCACCGCAGCCCCAGCCAAGGTTGAAGCAAAGGAAGAGTCGGAGGAGTCGGACGAGGATATGGGATTCGGTCTCTTTGACTGA